In Vibrio neptunius, the following are encoded in one genomic region:
- a CDS encoding DUF1223 domain-containing protein, which yields MNTLLAISVASTFSSGQIWSHEGQPAQVIELFTSEGCSSCPPADKYLSTFEESDRLWKEIIPVAYHVDYWDYLGWQDDFAKPEYSQLQRLYRAYDVVGSVYTPGFIVDGKEWRGFFNWVNRELPALEPRNAERLTLSRKGNKFILNFDKSGHLDATIVFLANNRTTIVKGGENRGKSLEHDFIAKERQQSRSNTGQWHFELTNELKDIDAVVAWVTKPGSFERIQTVGGKIE from the coding sequence ATGAACACATTATTAGCGATATCCGTCGCCTCAACCTTCTCTAGTGGACAAATCTGGTCACACGAAGGCCAACCTGCTCAAGTTATTGAGCTATTTACGTCAGAAGGGTGTTCCAGTTGCCCACCAGCGGACAAGTATTTATCAACATTTGAAGAAAGTGATCGATTATGGAAGGAAATTATTCCTGTTGCGTATCACGTTGATTATTGGGACTACCTTGGTTGGCAAGACGACTTTGCTAAACCTGAATACTCCCAACTGCAGCGTCTTTATCGTGCATATGATGTCGTGGGTAGCGTCTATACGCCAGGATTCATTGTTGATGGTAAAGAATGGCGCGGCTTCTTCAATTGGGTTAACCGCGAGCTTCCAGCTTTAGAGCCTAGAAACGCAGAGAGACTGACACTTAGTCGCAAAGGAAATAAATTCATTCTTAACTTCGACAAATCTGGACATCTCGACGCGACGATTGTGTTTCTTGCTAACAATCGAACCACGATAGTGAAGGGCGGAGAAAACAGAGGGAAGTCACTTGAACACGATTTTATCGCTAAGGAACGTCAGCAAAGTCGCTCAAATACAGGTCAATGGCATTTTGAACTCACTAACGAGCTAAAAGATATTGACGCTGTCGTCGCTTGGGTCACAAAGCCTGGTAGTTTTGAAAGAATTCAAACGGTTGGCGGTAAGATAGAGTAG
- a CDS encoding transporter substrate-binding domain-containing protein has protein sequence MGVVSYFARVPLLSLMLLVSPFQEVSAKTVSFVTDVWPPYVLNASSNQGKGFFVDLVVEMCETEGLKVEITYVPWLRAETMVKHGSAFAAFPYAVTQTRKQFADFSIALTQSANPPRIFYYLPLVPKAESISLQELMTYRVGTYLGYYIKEKLDEMGQEYVLAQTEEQAFKLLQKGRIDYLPADPESGWKWIAKLFPDSVHHFDILPEPFPGTSLHLMVSRSYPNAKQILALCESGFRSMIESGKYYEMLNNEGKLKYAIPSTK, from the coding sequence ATGGGTGTTGTCAGCTATTTCGCACGTGTACCACTTTTATCATTGATGCTGCTGGTTTCTCCTTTTCAAGAGGTTTCTGCGAAAACAGTATCATTTGTCACTGATGTTTGGCCTCCCTATGTACTCAATGCATCCAGCAATCAGGGCAAAGGCTTTTTTGTTGATCTTGTTGTGGAAATGTGTGAGACCGAAGGGCTGAAAGTCGAGATTACTTATGTTCCATGGCTCAGAGCGGAAACTATGGTCAAGCATGGTTCTGCTTTCGCCGCTTTTCCTTACGCGGTTACACAAACCAGAAAACAGTTTGCCGATTTTTCGATCGCTTTAACTCAGTCGGCGAATCCTCCGCGTATATTTTATTATTTACCTCTTGTTCCTAAGGCTGAATCCATCAGCCTGCAAGAACTCATGACCTATCGAGTAGGTACATATCTTGGCTATTACATTAAAGAAAAGCTTGATGAGATGGGTCAGGAGTACGTTCTAGCACAAACAGAAGAGCAAGCCTTTAAATTGCTTCAAAAAGGCCGGATAGATTACCTGCCTGCAGACCCTGAATCTGGATGGAAATGGATTGCTAAACTCTTTCCTGATTCTGTTCATCACTTTGATATTTTACCTGAACCTTTTCCCGGCACGTCTCTTCATTTGATGGTTTCTCGTTCATACCCTAATGCTAAACAAATTCTAGCTCTGTGCGAATCAGGATTTCGAAGTATGATTGAATCAGGGAAGTATTATGAAATGTTGAACAATGAGGGAAAATTGAAATATGCGATCCCCAGCACCAAGTGA
- a CDS encoding cache domain-containing protein, protein MANDSELWLLRCIKVLPVTLTMTVMLAITLILVGEEQRKIDELIDGFRQDFLTSQREQAKRQLDNIHQHLLFETSQAVGVLKADIRERIYEAHSIASGLYRAFPNREEAELQSLISEALREVRFNEGRGYFFIFSMEGISIMHGLLPHIEGTSKIDAKDSKGTLILKQHIDLIRQSANGEAFYQWWYRKPGQSDVEFEKIGFGKRFEPFDWFIGTGEYVSDVEDEIKQDLLEWLTALRYGEDNYVFVMDMKGVTLAHKDPDRIGDPEPDLLETIRTTLNGELSGFVEYQSPYVPKGIFNSNKVSYVQVLPEWGWIIGTGFFTEHVERVLSPQVVKLKQSHSEDLLRVILILSGLMLLLVTLSFWASKLVKRRFDDYQQRIEDDIKQLEISRVQLERSAHIDSLTGIPNRSQLDEQLDRCIEQCRIEKSKYAVLFVDLDDFKRINDKYGHHAGDELLKAVSTTFSKLRRDDEILVRFGGDEFVFGFPVIEEEEAMLRAERIQESIAIPILFNGVQLSTNCSIGIAMFPDHGANSSELLSHSDVALYTSKEQKKGQIQLFTKRISEVLEYQFALEEQLSLALAREEISVEYQPKINAASGELIGVEALCRWHSSELGYVPPDEFIEVAEKKGLIIEIGDFVMKQACKDIVLFNRLNHSQISVAINISPLQLLHKDFELKTKNILTSNELANQLVTFEITENVVIEDTHRVKDILTKLSLEGFGVSLDDFGTGYSSLRYVNDLPITEIKIDRQFILDINDDNYLDSLANTIIAIGHSNQLNLVAEGVETKRQAELLNQMGCQVLQGYYFDKPLLFKQLCDKYIQRELA, encoded by the coding sequence ATGGCAAATGATTCAGAATTATGGCTATTGAGATGTATCAAAGTGTTACCAGTAACACTGACTATGACAGTCATGCTTGCCATAACTCTGATCTTGGTTGGAGAGGAGCAGAGAAAAATTGATGAGTTGATTGATGGCTTCAGGCAAGACTTTTTGACTAGCCAACGTGAGCAAGCAAAACGTCAACTGGATAATATTCATCAACATTTACTCTTCGAAACCTCTCAAGCTGTCGGCGTATTAAAAGCGGATATTCGAGAACGCATTTATGAAGCGCATAGCATTGCCAGTGGATTGTATCGCGCTTTTCCCAATAGAGAAGAGGCAGAACTCCAATCCTTAATCTCTGAAGCATTGAGAGAAGTAAGATTTAATGAAGGTCGAGGCTACTTTTTTATTTTCTCGATGGAAGGTATCAGCATCATGCATGGGTTGCTTCCGCATATTGAGGGAACGTCCAAAATTGATGCAAAAGACAGCAAAGGAACATTGATTTTAAAACAACATATTGATCTCATTCGACAATCAGCCAACGGTGAGGCCTTTTATCAGTGGTGGTATAGGAAGCCAGGACAAAGTGATGTCGAGTTTGAAAAAATAGGTTTTGGTAAGAGATTTGAGCCTTTTGATTGGTTTATTGGTACGGGGGAATATGTTTCTGACGTTGAGGACGAAATAAAGCAAGATCTTCTGGAATGGTTAACAGCATTAAGATATGGAGAAGATAACTACGTATTTGTGATGGATATGAAAGGCGTAACATTAGCGCATAAAGATCCCGACCGAATCGGAGACCCAGAACCTGATCTCCTTGAAACAATTAGAACAACATTAAATGGTGAATTGTCAGGGTTTGTCGAATATCAAAGCCCTTATGTTCCTAAAGGGATATTCAATTCAAACAAGGTAAGTTATGTTCAGGTATTGCCGGAATGGGGATGGATCATTGGGACGGGTTTTTTTACTGAACATGTTGAACGTGTCTTAAGCCCCCAAGTGGTCAAGTTGAAACAGTCTCATTCAGAAGATCTCCTTCGTGTGATTCTTATCTTATCGGGATTGATGTTGCTTCTTGTCACTTTGTCGTTTTGGGCCAGTAAGTTGGTAAAACGACGCTTTGATGACTATCAGCAAAGAATCGAAGATGATATTAAACAACTCGAGATAAGCCGCGTACAATTAGAAAGGTCTGCCCATATCGATTCATTGACAGGCATTCCCAATCGCAGTCAACTGGATGAGCAATTGGATCGCTGCATTGAGCAATGCCGGATAGAGAAGTCGAAGTATGCGGTCTTATTTGTTGATTTAGATGATTTTAAAAGGATCAATGATAAATATGGTCATCATGCTGGTGATGAGTTGCTTAAAGCCGTCAGTACAACATTTTCAAAGCTCAGACGTGACGATGAAATACTGGTTCGTTTCGGAGGAGATGAGTTTGTTTTTGGCTTTCCAGTCATTGAAGAAGAAGAGGCAATGCTCAGAGCGGAAAGAATTCAAGAATCGATTGCTATCCCTATTCTGTTTAATGGTGTTCAGTTATCAACCAACTGCAGTATTGGTATCGCTATGTTTCCCGATCATGGCGCTAATTCTTCGGAGTTATTGTCTCACTCAGATGTTGCGCTTTACACTTCCAAGGAACAAAAAAAAGGTCAGATACAGCTATTCACTAAAAGGATTAGTGAGGTACTGGAGTATCAGTTTGCACTAGAAGAGCAGCTGAGCCTTGCTTTGGCGAGAGAAGAAATAAGCGTTGAATACCAGCCTAAAATCAATGCGGCAAGTGGTGAGCTGATCGGAGTTGAGGCCCTATGCCGCTGGCACTCATCAGAACTTGGCTACGTTCCTCCCGATGAGTTTATTGAAGTCGCTGAAAAAAAAGGATTAATTATCGAAATCGGGGATTTCGTGATGAAACAAGCCTGTAAAGATATCGTTTTGTTTAATCGATTAAATCATAGCCAAATAAGTGTCGCGATAAACATTTCGCCACTGCAGCTTCTTCATAAAGATTTTGAATTGAAAACCAAAAATATCCTCACTTCGAATGAGTTGGCCAATCAGCTTGTTACTTTTGAAATTACAGAGAATGTCGTCATTGAAGATACACACAGAGTCAAAGATATATTGACCAAGCTAAGCTTGGAAGGTTTTGGCGTTTCTCTTGATGATTTTGGCACGGGTTACAGTTCTCTTCGATATGTCAATGATCTGCCAATCACTGAAATCAAAATTGATCGACAGTTCATTCTTGATATCAATGATGACAACTACTTGGATAGTTTAGCGAATACCATCATAGCAATTGGACACTCCAATCAGCTCAATTTAGTGGCGGAAGGGGTGGAGACAAAGCGTCAAGCAGAATTACTCAATCAAATGGGTTGCCAAGTGCTTCAAGGCTACTATTTTGATAAACCGCTGCTCTTCAAACAGCTATGTGACAAGTATATTCAACGAGAGCTAGCGTAG
- a CDS encoding site-2 protease family protein codes for MELLSIDFLGKPLRLEGSLAGWQQLFWDNQLVSQLDADSERGKESSHEFKLLNGEEELICRLETSLDWQPFLIEYKAILNEQLIAQGSRDTKDIEQQTPFTPPEPEKRFSLIGLLSLGMKAFKSAKLIKVVLASASLAAYSWLFSFQFALALIACLVFHEYGHVKAMKYFGMKTKGIYLVPFLGGLALSDEKINTRWQDVVISIMGPMFGFVLSLILVGLYWITGEMFFAGLAVFNAFLNLFNLLPILPLDGGHVIKSISFSMNSLMGIVLCTAAALGGVALSYSLGLTLFGFLLIMGTLEIVIEWRGRHHSHLLPLDRYGQVVAAVWYVALVAGLIGIIWYFAGTGDQLLQLPLMILGT; via the coding sequence TTGGAACTGCTTTCTATCGATTTTTTGGGCAAGCCTTTGCGCCTAGAGGGCTCTTTGGCTGGTTGGCAGCAACTCTTCTGGGATAATCAATTAGTTTCCCAGCTTGATGCGGACTCTGAACGTGGTAAAGAGTCGTCGCATGAATTCAAACTCCTCAACGGCGAAGAAGAGCTGATATGCCGACTTGAAACATCACTCGATTGGCAACCTTTTTTAATTGAATATAAAGCGATACTCAATGAACAGTTAATTGCTCAAGGTAGCCGCGATACAAAAGATATAGAGCAGCAAACACCGTTTACGCCACCAGAGCCAGAGAAAAGGTTTAGCCTGATTGGTTTGTTGTCACTTGGCATGAAAGCTTTCAAAAGTGCAAAGCTGATTAAAGTCGTTCTGGCATCAGCGAGCCTAGCGGCATATTCGTGGCTGTTTTCCTTTCAGTTTGCTTTGGCATTGATCGCGTGTTTGGTATTCCATGAGTATGGCCACGTTAAGGCGATGAAGTACTTTGGTATGAAAACCAAAGGCATTTACTTAGTGCCTTTTCTCGGTGGACTGGCGTTAAGCGATGAAAAGATCAATACGCGTTGGCAGGATGTCGTCATTTCCATCATGGGCCCGATGTTTGGCTTTGTGTTGTCACTCATTTTGGTTGGCCTCTATTGGATCACGGGTGAAATGTTCTTTGCGGGGTTGGCCGTTTTTAATGCCTTCCTAAATTTATTTAACCTCTTGCCAATTTTACCGCTCGATGGAGGCCATGTTATCAAAAGCATCAGCTTCTCCATGAACAGCCTGATGGGAATTGTGCTGTGTACCGCTGCTGCGCTAGGTGGCGTTGCGTTGAGCTATTCATTGGGATTAACGCTGTTTGGCTTCTTGCTTATCATGGGGACATTAGAAATCGTCATCGAGTGGAGAGGACGACACCATAGTCATCTATTACCGCTCGATAGATATGGTCAGGTTGTTGCTGCGGTTTGGTACGTTGCGCTGGTGGCAGGTCTGATTGGTATCATTTGGTATTTTGCTGGGACAGGTGATCAGCTTTTACAGTTACCACTTATGATCTTAGGGACTTAG
- a CDS encoding hotdog fold thioesterase, with protein MTIWKRPIDLDRLNATSENTLIDHLKIIYTKVGEDFIEAKMPVCHFTHQPLGMLHGGASVVLAETLGSVAANFCVADDAYCVGLEINANHIRSMREGNVIGRAEPIHLGVSTQVWQINITDERERLVCTSRLTIAIKKKRNAKQSLKVN; from the coding sequence ATGACTATTTGGAAACGACCTATTGACCTTGATCGCCTGAATGCGACTTCTGAAAATACTTTGATAGACCACCTAAAGATCATTTATACCAAAGTTGGCGAAGATTTCATTGAAGCCAAAATGCCAGTCTGTCATTTCACACATCAGCCTTTGGGTATGCTGCATGGTGGTGCTTCGGTCGTGCTCGCTGAAACGTTGGGTTCAGTTGCAGCCAATTTCTGCGTCGCTGATGATGCTTACTGCGTTGGGCTAGAGATTAATGCCAACCATATTCGTTCTATGAGAGAAGGTAATGTGATTGGGCGGGCGGAACCGATTCATCTTGGTGTCTCAACGCAAGTGTGGCAAATCAATATTACTGATGAACGAGAACGGCTTGTATGTACCAGTCGTTTGACGATTGCGATTAAGAAGAAACGCAATGCAAAGCAGTCTCTTAAGGTTAACTGA
- a CDS encoding DUF3389 domain-containing protein, translating into MVVEFKSGKIIITAHEVVVKVATEHMITLQAQVDAVQLIGRGANVIAANGSETKWSIKLDNEQQLFKIANQIGIDIQ; encoded by the coding sequence ATGGTTGTTGAATTTAAAAGCGGAAAAATCATTATTACAGCGCATGAAGTTGTGGTGAAAGTAGCTACAGAACACATGATTACATTGCAGGCTCAAGTGGATGCAGTTCAGCTTATTGGTCGAGGTGCTAACGTTATTGCTGCCAATGGCTCGGAGACCAAATGGTCTATCAAGCTTGATAATGAACAACAACTGTTCAAAATCGCAAACCAAATCGGGATCGATATTCAATAA
- a CDS encoding SgrR family transcriptional regulator — translation MSSPRLRVQFETLFEHYNGKDCGVQLEEITDILFCTRRNARIVLNKMEEEGWIEWHPSPGRGKLSQLNFKRSRTDVSENLARRYLEEGKIGQALKVLDQDSAKLAQVVESYLGVQQLEGQQVLRLPYYRPLSMLNPEKPVRRSEQHIARQIFSGLTRLDDSEKLCPDLAHTWEMLSPKHWRFYLRPNVRFHNGDLLTTDMVVNSLLALKNKNLYSHIEDVVSPGRCVVDVTLRKNNYHLPLLLSESDAKVLLPENSRAEDYDINPVGTGPYKVIQNDDKRLVLQAFDGYFGFRPLIDRVEVWVIDDIHSSMVFPSMTNPIKPETDTYSDDVELDPGCTYLLLNRRSGLAKSDEWANYFSHRLGSLNLYQELPQEKIVELGVLPAHGLKPGWYHHTRQGHYTSPPAYRKVTIAYHGQHPMFPTLVKCIESLLKQDNLEVELIKYDITLPDIDDVDVWVKPMGIANNREDGLAGWLLNYSDIEQLSKPEDFKYWSSLVEVWQAEENSLFPAKDLGKSLVEKMQIIPMFHCWLGISKDQCGSLQNAKCNALGWFDFSQVWLKPEKLSEDLEMVHGKTE, via the coding sequence ATGAGTAGCCCCAGACTTCGTGTTCAATTTGAAACCTTATTTGAACACTACAATGGCAAAGATTGTGGTGTTCAACTTGAAGAGATTACCGATATTCTGTTTTGTACTCGACGTAACGCACGCATCGTACTCAATAAAATGGAAGAAGAGGGATGGATCGAATGGCATCCTTCTCCGGGGCGAGGTAAGCTTTCTCAACTGAACTTCAAACGCAGCCGTACTGATGTCAGCGAAAACCTCGCTAGGCGATATCTTGAAGAAGGGAAAATTGGCCAAGCGCTTAAAGTTCTAGACCAAGATTCTGCGAAACTTGCGCAAGTAGTTGAAAGTTATCTGGGCGTGCAGCAGCTAGAAGGGCAACAAGTCTTACGATTGCCATACTACCGCCCTCTATCCATGCTCAATCCTGAAAAGCCAGTTCGTCGTTCAGAGCAGCATATTGCTCGTCAAATCTTTAGTGGGCTGACTCGCCTTGATGACAGTGAGAAGCTCTGTCCTGATCTTGCCCACACATGGGAAATGCTCTCTCCTAAGCATTGGCGGTTCTATCTCAGACCAAATGTCCGTTTTCACAACGGCGACCTGCTTACAACGGATATGGTCGTTAACTCATTACTTGCACTAAAGAACAAAAACCTGTATTCGCACATAGAGGACGTGGTTAGCCCAGGCCGTTGCGTTGTCGACGTTACGCTTAGAAAAAATAACTACCACTTACCGCTTTTATTGTCCGAATCTGATGCTAAAGTCCTATTGCCAGAGAATTCTAGAGCAGAAGATTACGACATAAACCCTGTTGGAACAGGGCCATACAAAGTGATTCAAAATGATGACAAAAGGCTTGTTTTGCAAGCTTTTGATGGCTATTTCGGTTTCAGACCTTTAATTGACCGCGTAGAAGTCTGGGTCATTGACGATATTCATTCATCAATGGTATTTCCGAGTATGACCAATCCCATCAAGCCTGAAACTGATACCTATAGTGATGACGTTGAACTTGACCCAGGCTGTACCTATTTGTTGCTCAATCGTCGTAGCGGATTAGCGAAATCTGATGAATGGGCGAATTACTTTAGTCACCGTCTTGGATCCCTGAATTTATATCAGGAGCTTCCTCAGGAAAAGATAGTGGAATTAGGTGTGTTACCTGCCCATGGGCTGAAGCCAGGCTGGTATCACCATACTAGGCAAGGGCACTATACGTCGCCGCCTGCCTACCGAAAAGTAACCATTGCATACCACGGACAACACCCAATGTTCCCAACATTGGTAAAGTGTATTGAGTCGCTATTGAAGCAAGATAACTTAGAAGTTGAACTCATTAAGTATGACATCACTCTACCGGATATTGATGATGTGGATGTGTGGGTCAAACCGATGGGCATTGCTAACAATCGCGAAGATGGCTTAGCAGGTTGGCTACTTAACTATAGCGATATTGAGCAGTTGAGTAAGCCTGAAGACTTTAAATATTGGTCTAGCCTTGTTGAGGTTTGGCAAGCAGAAGAAAATAGCCTTTTCCCAGCAAAAGACTTAGGAAAATCTCTGGTAGAGAAAATGCAGATCATTCCTATGTTTCATTGTTGGTTGGGGATCAGTAAAGACCAATGTGGCTCGCTGCAAAACGCTAAATGTAATGCGCTTGGTTGGTTTGATTTTAGTCAGGTTTGGCTGAAACCGGAGAAGCTAAGCGAAGATTTAGAGATGGTACATGGCAAAACCGAATAA
- a CDS encoding TonB-dependent hemoglobin/transferrin/lactoferrin family receptor: MYKKSLLSASIILALLPSAHAEEYALFDEVVVSATRTEQNKNDVSSSVATISEDQIDNLLAKDVKDALKYEPGVQAQGTGRFGISGFNIRGMEESRVKVMVDDVQQPVPYNSGGGTQAKHQNTFEVDTLKAIEVNKGASSSLYGSDALGGTVLLRTKNPNDILTTDGNEHRFGFKTGYTSADETFKTTGTWAMRKDQLETLLMLTYADGKETQKHGDGSEVEGDDRGAANPADKEIQNLLAKVYYQLNEEHRVGLTLEHHDFTYRETDLEKLSSTPPFNYSNAFNDDNNTRTRVTFEHKWLMNHAIADELDWSISYQDSQSVNDNGDTTDRYNRRVRKRDTQDTSIQFNSQFDKVLSSESAIHQLTYGLSYIHNDFELTNTDFFLDSGTSSPSTRGTSPNAKLTQWGAFLQDHAFFLDEKLVITGGVRFDSFESDPEQTDSYTNTVSKNSDSAMTGNLGAVYHLTDKFSTFAKISTGFKAPTVYDLYYLYDQGAIVEPNPDLKAESSISYEVGFRGNNEFAQFELATFFNEYDNFIETIQTGTSGSKTVYTNQNLDKVEIYGAELSSTLLLDKSFDLPQGTYSKFSVAYAEGEDKKTGNAIDSVAPLSAVFGVGYDHPERHYGGLLNVTMVDAKTEWSSEDNVDANGYTVVDLTGYYRPIKDLTLRAGLFNALDKKYHLYDDLTGKTSVSNMDYYSQPGRNWGVSVDYQF, translated from the coding sequence ATGTATAAAAAATCATTATTGTCAGCTTCTATTATACTCGCTCTACTACCAAGTGCGCATGCAGAAGAGTATGCATTATTTGATGAAGTCGTGGTATCGGCCACTCGTACAGAGCAAAATAAAAATGATGTATCTTCTTCCGTTGCGACAATTTCGGAAGACCAAATTGACAACTTGCTGGCCAAAGATGTTAAAGATGCACTTAAGTATGAACCTGGTGTTCAGGCTCAAGGGACTGGGCGATTTGGTATCTCCGGCTTTAACATCCGAGGTATGGAAGAGAGTCGAGTAAAGGTCATGGTTGACGATGTTCAGCAGCCCGTCCCTTATAACTCCGGTGGCGGTACTCAAGCTAAACACCAAAATACATTTGAAGTCGATACGCTTAAAGCTATCGAAGTCAATAAAGGAGCTTCATCGTCGCTTTATGGTTCTGACGCATTAGGCGGTACCGTATTACTTAGAACGAAGAACCCAAATGATATTCTTACAACAGATGGCAATGAACATCGTTTTGGTTTCAAGACGGGTTATACGTCAGCAGATGAAACATTCAAAACAACGGGTACTTGGGCCATGCGCAAAGATCAGTTGGAAACCCTTTTAATGCTTACCTATGCTGATGGCAAAGAAACTCAAAAGCATGGTGATGGTTCAGAAGTCGAAGGTGATGACCGAGGCGCAGCAAACCCTGCTGACAAAGAGATTCAGAACCTACTTGCTAAAGTATATTATCAATTAAACGAAGAACATCGCGTAGGTCTGACTCTTGAACACCATGATTTCACTTACAGAGAAACCGATCTAGAAAAGTTATCTTCTACTCCTCCATTCAACTACAGTAATGCATTTAACGACGACAATAATACACGTACACGTGTAACGTTTGAGCATAAGTGGTTGATGAATCATGCTATTGCTGATGAACTTGACTGGTCGATCTCTTATCAAGATTCTCAGTCAGTTAATGACAATGGGGATACAACTGACAGATATAACCGACGCGTACGTAAACGTGACACACAAGATACGTCTATCCAGTTCAACAGCCAATTTGACAAAGTATTGTCTAGTGAGTCAGCAATTCACCAGCTAACTTACGGCCTAAGTTATATCCATAACGATTTTGAACTAACTAACACCGACTTTTTCTTGGATTCCGGCACCTCATCTCCAAGTACTAGAGGTACGAGTCCAAACGCCAAATTGACTCAATGGGGAGCATTTCTGCAAGATCACGCCTTTTTCCTTGATGAAAAGTTAGTGATCACTGGCGGTGTTCGATTCGATTCATTTGAATCTGATCCAGAACAAACCGACAGCTATACCAATACTGTTTCTAAGAACAGTGACTCAGCGATGACAGGGAATCTCGGTGCCGTTTATCACCTTACTGACAAATTCTCAACTTTTGCAAAAATAAGTACTGGGTTTAAGGCACCGACTGTTTATGACCTTTATTATCTTTATGATCAAGGCGCAATTGTAGAGCCAAACCCAGATCTTAAAGCGGAAAGCAGTATTTCTTATGAGGTAGGTTTCAGAGGCAATAACGAATTTGCTCAGTTTGAACTTGCTACATTCTTCAACGAGTATGATAACTTTATTGAAACCATACAAACTGGTACCAGCGGTAGTAAAACGGTATATACCAACCAAAACTTAGACAAAGTTGAAATATACGGAGCTGAACTTTCTAGTACATTATTGTTGGATAAATCATTCGATTTACCTCAAGGTACCTACAGCAAGTTTTCGGTTGCGTATGCAGAAGGTGAAGACAAAAAGACTGGCAATGCTATTGATAGTGTAGCGCCATTGTCAGCGGTATTTGGTGTGGGGTATGATCATCCTGAACGCCACTACGGTGGTTTACTGAATGTCACTATGGTTGACGCCAAAACTGAATGGTCTTCAGAAGACAACGTAGATGCCAATGGTTATACTGTGGTTGATCTAACTGGTTACTACCGCCCTATTAAGGACCTTACATTGCGTGCAGGCTTATTCAATGCACTGGATAAGAAATATCATCTGTATGATGACCTGACAGGAAAAACTTCAGTTTCAAACATGGATTACTACAGTCAACCAGGTCGTAACTGGGGTGTGAGTGTAGATTACCAGTTCTAA